Proteins from a single region of Corynebacterium pseudogenitalium:
- a CDS encoding YbjN domain-containing protein, producing MSTSTSTPQVTIERIIEQMRGHGIELSDDPTGRVAHANLNDFHVLFVLLDTVLIVRADAETDVPSDSTDPSLYLAANQTNSSLLGCRAVVANRGETLVVRSESEIHVAAGMTDEQLSSALRRSVDQVLYAQNMMKVLSETIAEAAQRGN from the coding sequence TTGAGCACTAGTACTTCTACACCCCAGGTAACGATCGAACGCATCATTGAACAAATGCGGGGTCACGGCATCGAACTGTCCGATGATCCGACAGGGCGCGTCGCGCATGCAAACCTGAATGATTTCCATGTCTTGTTTGTACTCCTGGACACCGTGTTGATCGTCCGCGCCGATGCCGAAACAGACGTTCCTTCCGACTCCACAGATCCCTCACTCTATCTCGCCGCGAACCAGACGAACTCTTCGCTGCTCGGTTGCCGCGCGGTTGTGGCAAACAGAGGGGAGACACTAGTTGTCCGTTCTGAAAGCGAGATACACGTTGCCGCGGGCATGACCGATGAACAACTTTCGAGTGCTCTCCGCCGTAGTGTCGACCAGGTGCTCTATGCACAAAATATGATGAAAGTGCTATCAGAAACGATCGCTGAAGCCGCTCAACGCGGAAACTAA
- the nusB gene encoding transcription antitermination factor NusB — MENFKRHGARYRARRRAVDILFEAEARDIDPVAIVEDRETLSQNPLNQIAPVAPYTRTIVEGVALQLDDIDDAIEKFLSSDWELDRIPAVDRQILRVGIWEILFNAEVDAPITISNAAELATQYSGAKAAPYIHAVLDGVIQSQSENAPMSQTHAEEPADGQEGEEA, encoded by the coding sequence ATGGAGAATTTCAAACGCCATGGCGCACGATACCGTGCGCGTCGTAGAGCCGTCGATATCCTCTTTGAAGCCGAAGCTAGAGACATCGACCCGGTTGCTATTGTCGAAGACCGAGAGACGCTGTCTCAGAACCCGCTGAATCAAATTGCCCCGGTGGCTCCGTATACCCGGACCATCGTGGAGGGCGTGGCCCTTCAGCTCGATGATATTGACGACGCAATCGAGAAGTTTCTCAGCAGCGATTGGGAGTTGGATCGAATCCCCGCAGTGGATCGGCAGATCTTGCGCGTAGGTATCTGGGAGATCCTGTTCAACGCAGAGGTTGATGCCCCAATCACGATCTCGAATGCGGCTGAATTAGCTACGCAGTACTCAGGCGCGAAAGCGGCGCCGTATATCCACGCGGTGCTCGACGGAGTAATTCAATCGCAATCTGAAAATGCTCCAATGTCTCAGACTCACGCAGAAGAACCTGCTGACGGTCAGGAGGGCGAGGAAGCTTAA
- the efp gene encoding elongation factor P — protein MATTADFKNGLVLLVDGKLQQIVEFQHVKPGKGPAFVRTKLKDVVSGKTVDKTWNAGVKVDTATVDRRDMTYLYNDGTNYVVMDDKTFEQFELPEEKFGDAAKFLLENMHVQVSFYEGDALFAELPISVDLKVEHTEPGLQGDRSTGGTKPATLETGAEIQVPLFLETGNVVKVDTRTGEYLSRVNN, from the coding sequence GTGGCAACTACTGCTGATTTTAAAAACGGTTTGGTTCTGTTGGTAGATGGGAAACTCCAGCAGATTGTTGAGTTCCAGCATGTGAAGCCCGGTAAAGGCCCAGCTTTCGTTCGTACTAAGTTGAAGGATGTTGTCTCCGGCAAAACCGTGGACAAGACCTGGAACGCTGGCGTTAAGGTTGACACGGCAACGGTTGACCGCCGTGACATGACCTACCTGTACAACGACGGAACCAACTACGTGGTCATGGACGACAAGACCTTTGAGCAGTTCGAGCTTCCAGAAGAGAAGTTCGGTGATGCCGCAAAGTTCCTGCTGGAAAACATGCATGTCCAGGTCTCGTTCTACGAGGGCGACGCACTGTTTGCAGAACTACCGATCTCGGTCGATCTCAAGGTTGAGCACACCGAGCCGGGTCTGCAGGGCGATCGCTCCACCGGTGGCACCAAGCCTGCAACCCTGGAGACCGGCGCCGAAATTCAGGTCCCACTGTTTCTTGAGACCGGTAATGTAGTGAAGGTTGATACGCGTACTGGTGAATACCTTTCGCGTGTGAACAACTAA
- a CDS encoding aminopeptidase P family protein: protein MGLADTRFENRRRKLASLLAGHRIDDMLVTHLTHVRYLSGFSGSNGALLISKDCSARITTDGRYATQVAEEVPDIEATITRKVATELLSVVVEGHRVGYEADYVSASQLEALKQACPEGVTLVPVAQQIEGIRLVKDELELQRLAEAAELASTALRELVDAGELAAGQSERQVAANLEYRMRLLGADRPSFDTIVASGLNSAKPHHGASDRVIEDGDFVTIDFGMYRAGFNSDMTRTFAVGEPSAFLREIYEVTRESQQAGVEAAVAGAKLVDVDKACRSIIEDAGYGEYFVHSTGHGIGLDVHEGPYAALTGTGELEPSMTLTIEPGIYVPGKGGVRIEDTLIITSGAPRIITQFPKELIVL from the coding sequence ATGGGTTTAGCAGATACTCGATTTGAAAACCGGCGCCGTAAGCTGGCGTCTCTTTTAGCTGGTCACCGGATCGACGACATGTTAGTAACCCATTTGACGCATGTCCGTTACTTGTCTGGGTTCTCTGGTTCCAATGGTGCGCTATTGATCTCCAAAGACTGCTCAGCTCGTATCACAACAGACGGGCGATACGCGACGCAGGTCGCAGAAGAAGTTCCTGATATCGAGGCAACTATCACTCGAAAAGTCGCCACCGAACTGCTGAGCGTAGTTGTGGAGGGCCACCGCGTTGGGTACGAAGCAGACTATGTCAGTGCATCGCAGCTTGAGGCTCTGAAGCAGGCTTGTCCTGAAGGAGTGACGTTGGTGCCTGTCGCGCAACAAATCGAGGGAATTCGGTTAGTGAAAGATGAACTGGAGCTTCAACGCTTGGCTGAGGCCGCGGAGCTGGCATCGACAGCGCTTCGCGAACTAGTTGACGCCGGTGAGCTCGCAGCAGGACAGTCAGAGCGCCAAGTCGCTGCCAACTTGGAATACCGGATGCGATTGCTTGGCGCTGATCGCCCGAGCTTTGACACGATTGTCGCGTCGGGTTTGAATTCGGCTAAGCCGCACCATGGTGCCTCTGATCGCGTGATCGAAGACGGTGACTTTGTCACGATTGATTTCGGAATGTACCGTGCAGGGTTCAACTCCGACATGACAAGAACATTTGCGGTGGGGGAACCTTCTGCGTTTCTCCGCGAAATCTACGAGGTTACTCGTGAATCCCAGCAAGCAGGTGTCGAGGCGGCTGTTGCAGGTGCGAAGTTAGTCGACGTAGACAAAGCATGTAGAAGCATCATTGAAGACGCGGGCTACGGCGAATACTTCGTGCACTCGACGGGTCACGGTATCGGGTTGGATGTGCACGAGGGACCATACGCGGCGCTGACTGGCACTGGAGAGCTAGAACCATCGATGACCTTGACCATCGAACCGGGTATTTACGTTCCTGGGAAGGGAGGTGTCCGAATTGAGGACACCCTGATTATCACCAGCGGTGCACCACGTATTATCACCCAGTTCCCCAAGGAACTCATCGTGCTGTAG
- the aroQ gene encoding type II 3-dehydroquinate dehydratase has translation MMILVLNGPNLDRLGKRQPEIYGAETLETLTQRLQSKATAAGVDVEVRQSNHEGDLIDWVHEAADNKWPVIINPGGFTHTSVALRDAVVELGDGPGFVEVHISNIFSREAFRHHSYLSPLARGVIAGLGLEGYELAMQVFINDLKESQWV, from the coding sequence ATGATGATCCTTGTTCTCAACGGACCAAACTTGGATAGACTCGGCAAGCGGCAGCCCGAAATCTATGGCGCCGAAACCTTGGAGACACTCACACAGCGGCTGCAGAGCAAGGCTACAGCGGCAGGCGTGGATGTTGAGGTTCGTCAGTCCAACCACGAGGGCGACTTGATCGATTGGGTGCACGAGGCGGCTGACAATAAATGGCCTGTCATCATTAATCCGGGCGGTTTTACGCATACATCAGTGGCGCTGCGCGATGCTGTTGTTGAGTTGGGAGACGGTCCGGGGTTTGTGGAGGTGCACATTTCGAATATTTTCTCGCGTGAGGCCTTCCGACATCATTCGTATTTGTCGCCGTTAGCGCGTGGCGTAATTGCCGGTCTTGGTCTGGAAGGTTACGAGCTTGCAATGCAAGTATTTATCAACGACTTGAAGGAGTCCCAATGGGTTTAG
- the aroB gene encoding 3-dehydroquinate synthase: protein MAVVDVCGPQPYQVFIDHDTTMMVGNHVQALGARKALIVHQPPLAAVARSIAQDLENNNIDPHLAAVPDAEDGKSIAVASELWDVLGRAGFSRQDAVVTVGGGAATDMGGFIAATWMRGIDVVHVPTTLLAMVDAAVGGKTGMNTAEGKNLVGAFHEPKGVFIDLERVYTLPEEEIVSGSAELIKTGFIADPKILDLFQEGASRHWPELIERSVAVKAGVVSKDLKESGLREILNYGHTLGHAIERREQYRWRHGNAVAVGMMFVAYLALQRGLIDESVVSLHRTILEAAGLPTRYEHGVFDELYEGMTRDKKNKNGHIRFVVLDGIGSCTRIEDATKEEMRAAYEAMMGD, encoded by the coding sequence ATGGCAGTAGTGGATGTTTGTGGGCCCCAGCCGTATCAGGTCTTCATCGACCACGACACAACTATGATGGTCGGTAATCACGTGCAGGCGCTCGGGGCGAGAAAGGCTCTGATCGTGCATCAGCCTCCGCTAGCTGCCGTTGCACGAAGTATCGCGCAAGACTTAGAAAACAATAACATTGACCCCCACCTGGCGGCCGTCCCTGATGCGGAGGACGGCAAGAGCATTGCGGTTGCAAGTGAACTTTGGGATGTTCTTGGGCGTGCCGGTTTCTCGAGGCAGGACGCCGTGGTCACTGTGGGCGGCGGTGCAGCAACTGATATGGGTGGATTTATCGCTGCTACTTGGATGCGTGGCATTGACGTCGTGCATGTCCCAACTACATTGCTAGCAATGGTGGACGCCGCAGTAGGCGGGAAGACTGGGATGAACACAGCGGAAGGTAAGAACCTGGTCGGTGCATTTCATGAGCCGAAGGGCGTCTTCATCGACTTGGAACGCGTGTACACCCTTCCAGAAGAAGAGATCGTGTCTGGCTCCGCGGAGTTGATCAAGACGGGTTTTATCGCTGACCCAAAGATTTTGGATCTATTTCAGGAGGGTGCCTCTCGTCACTGGCCTGAGCTCATCGAGCGCTCTGTCGCTGTCAAAGCAGGCGTTGTCTCCAAGGACCTCAAAGAGTCGGGGCTCCGTGAAATCTTGAACTATGGGCACACGCTTGGTCATGCAATCGAGCGACGCGAGCAGTATCGTTGGCGGCACGGAAATGCTGTTGCTGTGGGAATGATGTTCGTTGCGTACCTTGCGCTGCAGCGAGGACTTATCGACGAATCGGTTGTTTCGCTACACCGTACGATCCTTGAAGCGGCTGGGTTGCCAACGCGCTACGAACATGGCGTGTTCGATGAGCTCTATGAGGGAATGACCCGCGATAAGAAGAATAAGAACGGGCACATTCGGTTCGTGGTACTCGATGGTATCGGTTCTTGTACACGAATCGAAGATGCCACCAAAGAAGAGATGCGTGCTGCTTACGAAGCCATGATGGGGGACTAG
- a CDS encoding shikimate kinase produces the protein MPKVVLVGPPGAGKTTIGRRLGRALNLQFVDSDSIIEQAECKPCGEVYASLGEDAFRDLEHEVVKQVLGCKGVVSLGGGAVVRPETRALLENHLVVWVDVGVKEGTRRTAGDGTRPVLAAEDPEARYQALLTEREPFYREVADYRVRTDDRPPQRIVAEVLGVIDSE, from the coding sequence ATTCCAAAAGTCGTGCTTGTTGGCCCTCCAGGCGCTGGGAAGACGACGATTGGGCGTCGATTAGGGAGGGCATTGAACCTTCAGTTCGTGGATTCTGATTCGATAATCGAACAAGCTGAGTGTAAACCGTGCGGTGAAGTCTATGCATCGTTGGGGGAGGATGCGTTTCGTGATCTTGAGCATGAGGTTGTGAAGCAGGTATTAGGGTGCAAGGGCGTTGTGAGCCTAGGCGGTGGCGCTGTGGTTCGGCCTGAGACGAGAGCCCTGTTAGAAAACCACCTTGTCGTGTGGGTTGACGTCGGGGTGAAAGAGGGCACTCGACGGACTGCAGGAGACGGGACTCGTCCAGTGCTGGCAGCAGAAGACCCTGAAGCGCGTTACCAGGCGTTGCTTACTGAACGTGAGCCTTTCTACCGCGAGGTTGCTGACTACCGCGTCCGCACTGACGATCGTCCGCCACAGCGCATCGTTGCTGAAGTGTTAGGCGTCATCGATAGCGAATAG
- the aroC gene encoding chorismate synthase has protein sequence MFRWTTAGESHGQALIALVEDMPAGVPITEQEIAHQLARRRLGYGRGARMKFEQDKLELLAGVVHGTTIGSPIAIQIGNTEWPKWTTIMSPHPLDTSNEDVQKAMSSGRGAKLTRPRPGHADLPGMIKYGFDSARPVLERSSARETAARVAAGAVARALLREALGVEVFSHVVSIGDSVPDRDVLPSFADIDAIDASPVRAASKEAEASMVACIESAKKAGDTLGGVVEVIVDGLPIGLGSHISGEARLDAQLAGALMSIQSVKGVEIGDGFETATRRGSQAHDEITLKHGRVQRLSNRAGGLEGGMTNGEQLRVRAAFKPISTVPRALQSIDMATGAEATGIHQRSDICAVPAGGVVAEAMVALVLAEATLKKFGGDSLDELRRNIASYQQYVAQRFRFDGE, from the coding sequence ATGTTTCGCTGGACCACTGCCGGAGAATCCCACGGCCAAGCCCTGATAGCACTTGTTGAGGATATGCCTGCTGGCGTGCCAATTACTGAGCAGGAGATCGCACATCAGCTCGCTCGTCGCCGTCTCGGGTATGGACGCGGCGCGCGGATGAAGTTTGAGCAAGACAAGCTGGAGCTGCTCGCTGGAGTTGTGCACGGCACCACGATTGGTAGTCCGATCGCGATTCAGATCGGCAATACCGAGTGGCCAAAGTGGACGACGATTATGTCTCCGCATCCGTTGGATACTTCGAATGAAGATGTGCAGAAGGCCATGTCGTCTGGGCGTGGTGCAAAGTTGACTCGTCCGCGACCAGGGCATGCGGATCTTCCAGGCATGATCAAATACGGATTCGATTCGGCACGACCTGTGCTTGAGCGTTCGTCAGCACGTGAAACGGCTGCGCGAGTCGCCGCAGGAGCGGTTGCACGTGCACTTTTGCGTGAGGCCCTGGGCGTTGAGGTGTTTTCGCACGTGGTTTCAATTGGGGACTCAGTGCCTGATCGTGACGTGTTGCCTTCGTTTGCTGACATTGATGCTATCGACGCCTCTCCGGTACGTGCCGCGAGCAAGGAAGCAGAAGCCTCGATGGTTGCGTGTATCGAATCCGCAAAGAAAGCAGGGGACACCTTGGGTGGAGTCGTCGAGGTAATTGTCGACGGCCTCCCTATCGGCCTGGGCTCCCACATCTCTGGGGAAGCACGCCTCGACGCTCAGCTTGCGGGCGCCTTGATGAGCATTCAATCCGTGAAGGGCGTCGAAATCGGAGATGGTTTTGAGACTGCTACGCGCAGAGGGTCGCAAGCGCACGACGAGATTACGTTGAAACATGGCCGGGTTCAGCGGCTGTCTAACCGAGCCGGTGGCCTTGAGGGTGGTATGACCAACGGTGAGCAGCTTCGTGTGCGAGCTGCCTTCAAGCCGATTTCTACGGTGCCTCGCGCGCTGCAATCTATCGATATGGCTACCGGCGCGGAGGCCACGGGTATTCATCAGCGATCCGATATCTGTGCTGTCCCAGCGGGAGGCGTGGTCGCAGAGGCGATGGTGGCACTTGTGCTTGCGGAAGCGACATTGAAAAAGTTCGGTGGGGACAGTCTCGACGAGTTGAGGCGTAACATTGCGTCGTATCAGCAATACGTTGCGCAGCGCTTCCGTTTTGATGGGGAGTAG
- a CDS encoding A24 family peptidase: MAGGAVWGAVALGLAWSILTCWYDLKYTRLPNWLTLPLCVVAVIAVAFEPFLSVGMLWPATYLLFGQGIGGGDIKLALPLGVASAAAGGFIGVIAALFISSFCTVCFALLVRSRRVPHGPSMVLASWAVIGIYAGNCIFS; encoded by the coding sequence ATGGCGGGGGGAGCTGTTTGGGGCGCGGTCGCTCTGGGGTTGGCCTGGTCGATACTGACATGCTGGTACGACCTGAAATACACGCGGTTGCCTAATTGGCTCACGTTGCCACTGTGCGTTGTAGCTGTCATTGCCGTCGCGTTCGAGCCCTTCTTATCTGTGGGTATGCTTTGGCCTGCTACCTATTTGCTGTTTGGACAGGGCATTGGTGGCGGTGACATCAAACTCGCGCTTCCACTGGGCGTTGCTTCAGCAGCGGCTGGGGGATTCATCGGTGTTATTGCGGCGTTGTTTATAAGCAGCTTCTGCACGGTATGTTTCGCGTTACTCGTGAGGTCTCGCCGTGTTCCACATGGCCCGTCGATGGTGTTGGCGAGTTGGGCAGTAATTGGAATCTATGCCGGAAACTGCATCTTCTCATGA
- a CDS encoding shikimate dehydrogenase, whose translation MYQAAVLGSPIKHSLSPVLHHAGYKALGLDDWRYTRIECVEADLPRVVLEADESFQGFSVTMPGKFAALKVADRATDRAIAIGSANTLVRTHQGWRADNTDCEGVLYALRRLLGGADIQRAVVIGAGGTSRAVIWALRERGVEEITVINRSDRSGELRGLTEGIRCNFVSFDSDLFKVTAAADVVVSTVPADTLRPYVQQLAHAPLLDVIYDPWPTPLVSQSAANGYKAVGGLTMLAGQAFSQFEQFTGRNAPREEMETALVEHWTALEQQSH comes from the coding sequence ATGTACCAAGCAGCCGTCCTCGGTTCCCCGATTAAGCATTCACTCTCACCGGTCTTGCACCACGCTGGGTATAAGGCTCTGGGGCTCGATGATTGGCGTTACACAAGGATTGAGTGCGTCGAAGCAGACCTTCCCAGGGTCGTGCTTGAGGCGGACGAGAGTTTCCAAGGGTTTTCAGTTACGATGCCCGGCAAGTTTGCTGCGTTAAAGGTCGCGGATCGGGCAACCGATCGGGCAATTGCGATCGGGTCCGCGAACACCCTGGTCCGCACACACCAGGGGTGGCGGGCGGATAACACTGACTGCGAAGGAGTGCTGTACGCGCTTCGCCGTTTGCTTGGCGGAGCAGATATCCAACGAGCGGTCGTGATCGGCGCCGGCGGTACTTCTCGGGCTGTGATTTGGGCCCTTCGGGAACGAGGGGTTGAGGAAATTACTGTTATCAATCGTTCAGATAGGAGCGGCGAGCTTCGAGGATTGACGGAAGGCATTAGGTGCAACTTCGTATCTTTTGACAGTGATCTTTTCAAAGTTACGGCTGCTGCTGACGTGGTTGTTTCGACTGTCCCCGCAGATACGCTGCGGCCCTATGTTCAGCAGCTGGCTCACGCCCCGTTGCTCGACGTCATATATGATCCGTGGCCGACTCCGCTGGTATCCCAATCTGCCGCGAACGGTTACAAAGCAGTCGGGGGGCTGACGATGCTAGCGGGGCAGGCGTTCTCACAGTTCGAACAGTTCACGGGACGCAATGCGCCGCGTGAAGAAATGGAAACGGCGCTCGTGGAGCATTGGACCGCGTTAGAGCAGCAAAGTCACTAG
- the mltG gene encoding endolytic transglycosylase MltG yields MTTPTTSKRRTRGTAVLVTSILLIIGLIAWIAVMRNGTNADFNGTGNGEEQVVEIPEGSNISSLGPELEERGIVASNGAFQTAAANNADSDNIQPGFYRLEGEMSADSAVAALLDPSKRVTPLQVYGGATLMDVNVVGGQRRLGILSMIQQVSCGEEVKPGCVTVEELHHVAADADPASLGVPEWALEVVNARAGDAKRLEGLIAPGEYIVDPGASAEAVLTDLITRSAKQYEATDIVTRAKSVGLTPYELVVAASLVEREAPAGEFDKVARVILNRLKEPMRLEFDSTVNYGLPSVEVATSREDRERVTPWNTYAMDGLPQTPIASPSMEAIEAMERPAEGDWLFFVTIDKDGTTVFNRTFDKHLEDTQRAYDSGILDSQREGSREQ; encoded by the coding sequence GTGACGACCCCAACAACCTCGAAACGACGTACACGGGGCACGGCGGTGCTCGTAACGTCGATCTTGCTGATCATTGGATTGATTGCCTGGATCGCGGTGATGCGTAACGGCACAAACGCCGATTTTAACGGTACGGGCAATGGTGAGGAACAAGTCGTCGAGATCCCCGAGGGCTCGAACATTTCGTCGCTGGGTCCTGAGCTTGAAGAACGTGGCATTGTTGCTTCGAACGGAGCGTTCCAGACTGCAGCTGCGAATAATGCGGACTCGGACAACATTCAGCCTGGATTTTACCGCTTGGAAGGTGAGATGAGTGCGGACAGTGCCGTGGCTGCGCTGCTCGACCCATCCAAGCGCGTGACGCCACTACAGGTTTATGGGGGTGCAACGCTCATGGATGTCAACGTCGTTGGTGGGCAACGGCGTCTTGGTATCTTGTCCATGATTCAGCAAGTTTCTTGTGGTGAGGAAGTTAAACCTGGTTGCGTTACTGTTGAAGAGCTGCACCACGTTGCGGCCGATGCGGATCCGGCGAGCCTCGGCGTTCCAGAGTGGGCACTCGAGGTAGTGAACGCTCGAGCGGGAGACGCGAAACGTCTTGAAGGACTTATTGCTCCGGGTGAGTACATCGTGGATCCAGGGGCGTCTGCCGAGGCCGTGCTCACTGATTTGATTACGCGATCTGCAAAGCAGTATGAAGCGACAGACATAGTCACGAGGGCAAAGTCAGTTGGATTGACTCCGTACGAACTCGTCGTAGCTGCATCTCTGGTTGAGCGTGAGGCTCCTGCCGGAGAGTTCGATAAGGTGGCTCGAGTTATCCTGAACCGTCTCAAAGAGCCTATGCGTCTCGAGTTTGACTCGACCGTCAACTATGGGTTGCCCTCTGTTGAGGTTGCGACGTCACGTGAGGACCGTGAGCGGGTCACTCCTTGGAACACGTACGCGATGGATGGACTACCGCAAACGCCGATTGCATCACCATCGATGGAAGCAATTGAGGCGATGGAGCGGCCTGCAGAAGGTGATTGGCTGTTCTTTGTGACCATCGATAAGGATGGCACGACAGTCTTTAACCGCACTTTTGATAAGCATTTGGAGGATACGCAGCGCGCGTATGACTCTGGCATTCTCGATTCTCAGCGCGAAGGAAGCCGGGAGCAGTAA
- the ruvX gene encoding Holliday junction resolvase RuvX, producing the protein MTVQPDRPGVQDPGPGRRLGIDVGTVRIGVASSDRDAKLATPLETVARVTGFKDRDGADIDRIIDIIDEYKIVEVVVGLPRDLKGHGSRSVKHAKEIAFRIRRRSGLPVRMADERLTTVAAAHALRASGVNERAGRSVIDQAAAVEILQSWLDGRTNYFKENQS; encoded by the coding sequence ATGACGGTGCAGCCCGATCGCCCCGGGGTTCAAGATCCCGGGCCGGGACGTCGCCTCGGAATTGACGTCGGTACAGTTCGTATCGGTGTCGCATCGTCAGACCGTGATGCAAAGCTAGCGACTCCACTTGAGACTGTTGCCCGTGTTACAGGATTTAAAGATCGCGACGGAGCAGATATCGATAGAATCATCGACATCATCGACGAGTACAAGATCGTTGAAGTTGTTGTTGGTCTGCCACGCGATTTAAAAGGTCACGGCTCACGTAGCGTCAAACACGCGAAAGAGATCGCGTTCCGGATTAGGCGACGATCTGGGCTTCCCGTAAGAATGGCTGATGAACGTCTAACAACTGTTGCTGCAGCTCACGCCTTGCGTGCGAGCGGCGTGAACGAGCGCGCTGGTCGTAGTGTGATTGATCAAGCTGCGGCGGTTGAGATTTTGCAATCCTGGCTGGACGGCCGAACGAATTACTTCAAGGAGAATCAATCGTGA